CGTGTATACAGCGAGGTTCTAGCGAAACTCATGAACGTTCTCAAGGTGCAAAGCAGCCCAGACTCAGCGTTTAGTGATCAGCCAAAGGTGTTGGGAGACAGTTATGGATGCTATTCAGACCCTGGGGAGCTGGGGTAGGTTCAGATACACATCAGTCTGAGCGTCGATTAGAAAACTAATACCTCTAATTGCCCGAATTTCGCACCTTTCCATGGGTACATTACATGCTTTATTCTCTTAGTTTCCATCTGTCCTTTATTCTTGCCCTTTCCCATTCCCTTTCTTCTCGACTCTACCATCCACTCTTGGTCGTTCTATTGTGCACTTCTGGCGCCATTATCATGACAGACTCGAACCTTGCTGGTCTCGCAAACGACTTGAACGCGCCCGATAATGTCGGCGATTCGAACCTTTCCGAGTCCTTAGCCGACATGGACCTTGATCCAAGCTCCTTTTCGGAAGATAAACGCTCCCGCGAAGAATCCGAGGCTGCCGCGGAGGAGACGGACCAGTCCAGCCCCCCTACCAAGAGACAGCGCCGTGGAGAGGAcaacgatgaagaggagatggatgacGAGAACACCTCTAGACAACAAGGGGTCATCCAAGAAAGCGAAGAGAACCGTGGGGATGGGTCTCAACAACGACGGAGGATCCTCCAAGATGACATCGACCACAGCGAGGATGCGTCCCAACAACAAGACATGGTCCAAGATGGCGTCGAGAATGCTTTTCATTTGGACAATATTGTTAACTCCGATCCTCCACCTGCCTACGCCAGCAACGGAGAGCCCTCAACCCCTCCATATCAACCCGCCGACAGCAATGTTGCCAGCCCTGCCGTCTCGATCGCCGAGGGCTCCATGATCTCTTTTGATATCTTGTCAGAAGACGGCTTGGACGACATGCCACCCCTGGTGAGACTCgaccagcaacaacaacactcaAGGCCTCTGTCTGATGTCTCTTCCAgaggcggtgatgatgataacGGTGCTTCCGGTGCTGTCTTTGTTTCGTTCTTGGCAGAAGTTTACAGGAGCCGCATGACGAACAACAGGAGACTTGGTCGTCGGAGAGTGAGGAGGCCACACACCCCGAGGCCGGAGTGGACGACCGGCGTCCCTAATCAACCACACCCGAGATCGTTTGTCACGGGTCGGGAATACATCCGGCATGTCATGAGCGAGCCGCATGAGCTCTCGGATGAGGAGTGTTAAGGGCTGGTGAATCTATTGGGCACGGGTTGGGATGTGAGACTTGAGCAATGGTCGTTTAGGTGTTGTTGATTTAGTGATTATAATTACATTGTCTTGATTAAACATTTATATCATTATCATTATTACATGCCCCCTCTTCCACTTCTTTGAGTCTACATTAGTAGACGTATCTTTCAACGTCCTTAATCCCCTGCACCACGTAAAGGTTTAGACTCTTTGCAGGGGTCAACCATCCACCCGAGCAGGAGACATTATCCATCTCGTCAGACGAACTAAGTTCCTCGTCCGGGCTTCCTCTGGCTTGTAGTGTGTTGCCCAACAGTCGGCGTTAAGATGGGCGGGTTGTAGAAAAAACCAAAGCGGCCATAACACCAGAAGCATCTCAACGTCCAAGCATGGAAATCACATTCGGTGAAGAACATGATTTTTTATCCTTGCTTGACCGGAGAACGATCCTCTGGTGAGAGCACAACTTTGCTTCACTGGGCTCGCGAGACAACTTCCAGCGGATTCGCATCACCAGCCCAGTCGGGTAGACTCGTAAGCTGATGGATCATCGACACTTCAGGCTCAGCGATAAACATCCAGCGGTGTAAAGTCCTCTAGCCTCTTTcgaaaagaaaagagacgagAACAAATGTCCTCGACTGCCGCAGGGCTGGCGCCCCGCCCTATAACGGCAGGAAGACGTGAAAGATATGGTGCTTCTACGCTTTTGGAGGAATCACAGAGTGTGACTCGACTCTTTGGCGGAGCAAACAATATAAACTCTTCTCGGCCATCGTAGCAGCGGGGGAAATTCGATGGCTGAACGATGAGGTTTGGTTGTATAAGTCGAGAAGAGTAAGAAGAACGCAGGAATCTTGCAGACCAAGACTCGACTGCGGAGCTGGCTTTTGTTGATTTGAAGGGAAGAAAGCCGCTGAGGAGTACAAAACAATTGATGTGAATATCTTGATTCATTTTATATCTATCCAACTTCACGGGTAGGTAGTTACCGATGTGAGCTCGTCTCCGGCCCGTGTTTCGGCCGGGGCCCCCCACCTCCGACACGCCGGGTTTCGCATCGGCTTCCCGAagtctcatctcatctcatcactCACCTCAAACGTAGACGAAACCTGAATCTCACACTCTCAACTCATCCCATATCTTGTTCGTTATCAGCCATGGGCGAATCGTCCCCGACAGTCATCCAGTGGGTAATTGACACCCGTCCACTCTGGCCGTCAGccgccaacaccaaggatCTCACCACAGTTGTAAGTCAACTCCCCTGCTCTTCACCCATGCTAGGCTCTCGCCAGCGTCTCATGAGATGATATACCAGGCCTCGCGTGCTCTATCCCTCCTCACGGAGCAGGAGCGAGCTTCCGTGCTCCGGTACTACCACGTCCGCGATGCGAAACTAGCCCTCGCCTCGGCCCTCGTCAAGCGGTACGCCATCTCACGCTTCTGCGGCGTCCCCTGGTCCTCGGCTGAGGCTACCCGCGACGCCCGCACGAAGCCCGTGTTCCGCACACCGGCTGGCGACGAGCCCTTGCTCTTCAACGTCTCTCACCAGGCTGGTCTCGCCGTGCTCTTTGCCGTCCACAACCCGCCCAAGGATCTGGCCGTGGGTGTTGACGTTGTGTGTCCAACCGAGAGGAGGACTCGTGATCTGGGGACTCTGGCAGGGGAGGGATGGAACAGCTTCGTCGACATGCACGCCGAGGTATttggtcttggagaggtGACGGCGTTGAAGAAACTCAACCCCAGCGCCGACATCACTGAACGTGATCGTGCCTTGCGATACTTTTACGCCCTCTGGTGTTTACGTGAGGCATACGTTAAGATGACAGGCGAGGCCCTTCTGGCGAGCTGGCTCAAGGACCTCGAGATGAGAGGATTTGCGCCGCCCGAGGACATGACAGGCCCGCAAGAGGTGTGGTTcaagggggaggaggtgaaggaCGTTGATATAAAGCTAGTGCCGCTGCTGGGAGAGTACATGATCTCGACTGCGgtgaggagaggagagaatgGAGAGGGAGTCGAGGTTGGTGACTTTAAGATGCTAGACATAGAGCAAGTCTTGGCCTTTGGCGAGGACGCAACTGATGCATTGTAATGTGCAATAAGAGAGCCACGAATAACGAACAGGCATGAATGAATACACACCACCCGAGCTCTGGCATTTATAGATGTGGGTTAAGTTCCTTGCATGGTTATTTTCATTTCATGTCTCATACTTGGCTAGATACATTCGCATTACTTAAAAGTTCTCGCCAAAAAACTTGAGGACTGTCTTGTAGCCTCGCTCGTACTCCTCCTTGACCCGGTCGTCGCTGAGATCGGCGCGAGCAGCCATCCAGCCGTGGATCTGGTCCTTGAAGGTCTCGACGTGCTTAGGTCCAGCCAGGGCATTCTCAAacttcttgacctcctcgtcGGGCTCCTCCTTCGAGGCCAGTAGGATGGTGGGAGTCTTGATACCCTCGGCATCAGCGGCGTCAACCATGGCAGGGTGGATTGAGGCAGCCACGGAGAAGGGGTTGGTGTCGGCCTTTGTGGTGAGGGCCACAACCTTGCCGCCCCAGCAGTACTATCCAGTGTTAGAAGATGAAAGATTTTTAAGAGTAGAAATAACATACGCCGAGAATACCagtcttggagatggcagaGTCCTGCTCCAGGACAGCCTTGACGTAGTCGGGCACCAGGCCGGCGATCTTGGGAGGAGGATAAGTTCCAAAGAACTCGCCgaggttcttcttcttctcgtccgtGTCCGGAGGGTACCTGGTATTATATCACAGTACTTAGCAAATCCTCCACTACCGTTGAAGCATCAACAGCAGAACTTACCACTCAATGGGGCAGGGCTTGCCCTGGAACCAGTCAGGGATAAAGACCTTGTACTTGTTGTGGGCGTCGCTGAAGGCGAGGATGTCGGCGCCCTGCAGGGTCTGGTCAAAGTACCCAAAGATGTCGTAGATGACTACGAtagccttcttggcgtcgAGAGGACCGGTGACGTCTTGTCAAGCACTCCATGTTAGCTGATTCTCCATCTCTGCCTCGTAGGGGTAGCCATACAAGTCTTGTATCCGCCAATCTCCTTGTAGGTTCCCTTAGCCTCGTATCCCGAGGACACGACGGGAGGAATGTTGCAGCAGGCCTCATTGTGGCCGTGGGACGCGGGCATagtcgacatgatgggcaacGCTGAAGCTCAAGTCGCGATGGCGGGGTAGCTAGCTGTGTAGCGGGAAGCTGTTAGCTAGAGTTCGGCCAGAGATGGCACCGTCTCGGTGAAATAAGGCCGAAATGGCGCTATACAAGGAGGAGTCATGACTTACTCGGCGATTGATAGAAAAAGGAgccgttgatgaagatggagggatTGCACGGTGGGAGCTTTCCCTGGAAGTTATTGCGGGGGGAAGCCGAGGACAGGAGGGGCAGGAAGCAACAACGCAACTTCCCGGCCAATCGCAGTGAGTGATGTCACCATTCGCTGTTTCCATTCAATAACAACTGCACTATCTACACCTCATGCTGACTTGATAATGACTATTAAACATGTTATAATATTTCCAATTATTCGCTACATTGCCCCTTGCAACTACAACTCCCATTTGTGCTGCTCCAATTCCTTCAATTCTTGTCCCGAGCTCCCGTCTCAACTGCCGGTTTCCGGCCCCAGCCGGCCCGGTGGGGGTCCGGCCATCCCACTTGATAACTTCACTTCTAATCATATCAACAAGCTCAATTGTACAAATGTCTTCGGATTCTTCTACCCCTATCCTATCTCGGGGCCGTATCGGCAATGTCACTTTTCAGTGCCTAGCTATAGAGGCCATATAAAATCATAAAAAAATCGCTCCCAATgttgccaagaagcccgaCCACCCGGTGCTCAAACTCGCGCGCCATAACTCCAGACTATGCCAAAAACCCGGAAGGGTTGATCCAACGCTTTACCCTTGGTGGTCTTGTCGACCCGGCCCCTTTTGTCACCACTGAAAAGAGCTGCCTAGAAAACCTCTCGTCCGTATAACTTGAATGTCGTTGCATCGTCGCCCCAAATCTTGCCCCTgacttctcctctctctATCAGGGCTGTAACTGTTTTCCAGCCCATCTCTATCCGATTATCACCTCACAGGAGAATTCGGACTGAGTCCTCCCATGCGCCGTACCACCACCTGCATCTTCTCAATGAGCTCTGGGATCCTGTATGGCTTCACCAACACGTCATCGCACCCAGCTTCCTTTGCCTCCATCACCTGCTCAGGTCGTGCATTGGCCGTCACCGCAATGATCGGGATTCGCCCCCCTGACGCGCAAAAGACTTCTCCGCTGGCCTCGAGTTCTCGAATCTTGCGCGTGCACGTCAGCCCGTCCTGGATCGGCATTTCTATGTCCATCAGGACCAGGTTGATGGCAATTGGCAGTGGATTCGTGCTACTCCTCCTTGACAtgttgccgccgccgccgatgcTTAGGCTGAGTCTCGGTGCCACTCCTTGGCGTCGTCTCAGTTTGTCCAGCGCTTCGATTCCATGGTTTGCCACGTCCACCGTGTAGCCCCGATCTGTCAAACCACGTCGCGTGATTTGCTGGTTGATGAGATTGTCCTCCACCACCAGGATCCCATCAAGCCGCACGTTGCCCCCCGGGTTCTGATGTCGCTGCAGTCGAATGTCACGGCAAGGTCGCTTGTTTTCCGCGCTTTCTGAGCCATCGGTGCTTGCTATTAGTTTAGCTGCAGCCGCTGCAGCCAGGGCTTCGTTTCTCGATTCTTCGCTGGGGACGTATGTTTCAATGTAGAAGGCAAACGTTGACCCCACGCCGGACTGGCTCAGCACTCCAATTGCTCCATTTTGCAGCTCCGTCAGTCGGCGAGAGATGAACAGGCCCAGCCCAGAGCCACCGTACTTGGTATGTGTTTTGGCACTGGCTTGGACAAACTTGTTGAACAGATTGCCCATCTCTTCCGCGGTCAGGCCCTGGCCGGTATCCTTGACCTCGAACAGGAGGTACACGGGATGAGTCCGGCCTCTGAGAGCGGGTTGGTCATATTCCTCCGAAATATCACAGAACCGCGGAATGAACTGCACCGCTGTCATCTCTTCGCCTGGGGCAGTCAACGAGCCCTTGACGCCGATAGTCACGTTCCTCGTCTTGCCCGACTTGGTGAACTTCAATGCGTTCGTGAGAAGGTTGATCAGAACCTGCTTGACGCGAGAcgggtcaaggtcaaggtaGTCGTATCCAAGGTCTGTGTATGACTTGTCGACATATGACGTGAGCTCAATGTCCACACGGCGAGCCTCCACTTCAAACATCTTGAGTGCATCATTGACGATCTGAATTGGGTCCACCGTACAGGGCGTAACGGCCAAGAGCTTTGAGTCAAGCTTGGACATGGTGAGAATGTCGTCAACGATGCGCTTTTGGTGCTGAGCGCATGTCACGATCGTCTCGGCGTTCTCGATGCTGTCCTCCAAGAGTCGTTTCTCTTCGTCTGATCTTCCAGCCACTGAGCTCCTTGcttcgccatcaacaccgGCTCGTGTCGGGGTGAGGGGAGTTGGATTGTCGCTGATGTCTTGGACCCTGGCGAGAGAAGCAATAATAGCGTCTGTGCAGTGTAGAATGGCGCTCAGCGGGTTTCGCATCTCGTGTGAGGTCATATCGATAAAATTCTCCTGCTGTCGCTTCGACTCGATTGCCTCTTCCTTGC
This window of the Fusarium keratoplasticum isolate Fu6.1 chromosome 3, whole genome shotgun sequence genome carries:
- a CDS encoding ACPS domain-containing protein; protein product: MGESSPTVIQWVIDTRPLWPSAANTKDLTTVASRALSLLTEQERASVLRYYHVRDAKLALASALVKRYAISRFCGVPWSSAEATRDARTKPVFRTPAGDEPLLFNVSHQAGLAVLFAVHNPPKDLAVGVDVVCPTERRTRDLGTLAGEGWNSFVDMHAEVFGLGEVTALKKLNPSADITERDRALRYFYALWCLREAYVKMTGEALLASWLKDLEMRGFAPPEDMTGPQEVWFKGEEVKDVDIKLVPLLGEYMISTAVRRGENGEGVEVGDFKMLDIEQVLAFGEDATDAL
- a CDS encoding DLH domain-containing protein codes for the protein MSTMPASHGHNEACCNIPPVVSSGYEAKGTYKEIGGYKTYVTGPLDAKKAIVVIYDIFGYFDQTLQGADILAFSDAHNKYKVFIPDWFQGKPCPIEWYPPDTDEKKKNLGEFFGTYPPPKIAGLVPDYVKAVLEQDSAISKTGILGYCWGGKVVALTTKADTNPFSVAASIHPAMVDAADAEGIKTPTILLASKEEPDEEVKKFENALAGPKHVETFKDQIHGWMAARADLSDDRVKEEYERGYKTVLKFFGENF